In one window of Fictibacillus phosphorivorans DNA:
- the citZ gene encoding citrate synthase: MTATRGLEGIVATTSSVSSIIDDVLTYRGYSIDDLAEHATFEEVVYLLWNGKLPSQSELDSFKSELAEASELPAELLEQMKSLPLKNTHPMTVLRTIVSTLAMYDSEAEDMSTDGNYKKAIRLQAQMSSLVTAFARIREGKDPIAPKKELSYAANFLYMLTGKEPDEISETAFNKALVLHADHELNASTFTARVCVATLSDIYSGITAAIGALKGPLHGGANEQVMKMLSEIGEEANVESYLDNAIENKQKIMGFGHRVYKNGDPRAKHLREMSKQLTSITGEEKWYTMSVKIDETLKQKKGLLPNVDFYSASVYHSLGIDHDLFTPIFAISRVSGWIAHILEQYENNRLIRPRAEYIGPDMQQYVALEQR; this comes from the coding sequence ATGACAGCTACAAGAGGATTAGAAGGAATTGTTGCAACGACATCTTCTGTCAGCTCTATCATTGACGATGTATTAACCTATAGAGGATATAGCATTGATGACTTAGCTGAACATGCAACTTTTGAGGAAGTTGTATACTTGCTATGGAATGGTAAACTGCCTTCCCAATCTGAATTAGATTCATTTAAATCAGAACTTGCTGAGGCTAGTGAGCTGCCTGCAGAATTGTTGGAACAAATGAAATCGCTTCCTTTGAAGAATACACATCCTATGACTGTTCTTCGTACAATCGTGTCGACATTAGCGATGTATGATTCAGAAGCAGAGGATATGTCTACAGATGGAAACTACAAAAAGGCCATCCGTCTTCAAGCTCAGATGTCATCACTTGTAACGGCATTTGCACGTATTAGGGAAGGAAAAGATCCTATTGCTCCTAAAAAAGAACTTAGCTATGCAGCTAACTTCCTATATATGCTTACAGGCAAAGAGCCTGATGAAATTTCTGAAACTGCTTTTAACAAAGCATTAGTATTACATGCTGACCATGAGCTAAATGCATCCACGTTCACAGCACGTGTATGTGTGGCTACACTTTCTGATATCTATTCAGGAATCACAGCAGCGATTGGCGCTTTAAAAGGACCACTACATGGTGGAGCGAACGAACAGGTAATGAAGATGCTTTCTGAAATCGGTGAGGAAGCAAACGTAGAATCTTACTTGGATAACGCGATTGAGAACAAACAAAAGATTATGGGCTTTGGGCACCGTGTATACAAGAACGGCGATCCACGCGCAAAACACTTACGTGAAATGTCTAAACAACTAACATCTATCACGGGTGAAGAGAAATGGTACACGATGAGCGTTAAGATTGATGAGACGCTTAAGCAGAAAAAAGGCTTGTTGCCAAACGTAGACTTCTATTCTGCTAGTGTATATCACAGCTTAGGCATCGATCATGACCTATTCACGCCGATCTTTGCGATCAGCCGTGTTTCCGGATGGATTGCACATATCTTAGAGCAATACGAAAACAACCGTTTGATTCGCCCTCGTGCTGAATATATCGGACCTGATATGCAGCAATATGTTGCTTTAGAACAAAGATAA
- a CDS encoding DUF441 domain-containing protein: protein MGPLLFLLGLLIIGLLAKNQSLIVAVAFLLVLKFTGMGDKWFPAIQQKGINWGVTIITIAVLVPIASGEIGFKQLSDSLRSYYAWVALLSGIFVAVIASKGLHLLQNDPHITAALVFGTILAVALFQGVAVGPLIGAGIAYMAMKLVGMFSGS from the coding sequence ATGGGACCTTTACTTTTTTTATTAGGTTTATTGATCATTGGCCTACTTGCAAAAAATCAATCATTGATTGTCGCAGTGGCATTTTTGTTAGTGTTAAAATTTACCGGTATGGGAGACAAATGGTTTCCTGCTATTCAGCAAAAAGGAATCAACTGGGGTGTGACGATCATAACAATTGCCGTCTTAGTTCCGATAGCATCAGGTGAGATCGGATTTAAACAGTTGTCTGACTCCTTGCGTTCTTATTATGCATGGGTTGCTCTATTATCTGGCATTTTCGTTGCAGTGATCGCAAGTAAAGGACTTCATTTGCTTCAGAATGATCCTCATATCACGGCAGCTTTAGTCTTTGGCACAATCCTTGCCGTCGCTCTTTTTCAAGGTGTGGCGGTGGGACCGTTAATCGGAGCAGGAATCGCTTATATGGCCATGAAATTAGTAGGGATGTTTTCAGGTTCATGA